A segment of the Cherax quadricarinatus isolate ZL_2023a unplaced genomic scaffold, ASM3850222v1 Contig2631, whole genome shotgun sequence genome:
ggtgtaagaccttgcaggtgtgttgtaggtgtaagaccttgcaggagtattgtaggtgtaagaccttgcaggagtattgtaggtgtaagaccttgcaggagtattgtaggtgtaagaccttgcaggagtattgtaggtgtaagaccttgcaggagtattgtaggtgtaagaccttgcaggagtattgtaggtgtaagaccttgcaggagtattgtaggtgtaagaccttgcaggagtattgtaggtgtaagaccttgcaggagtattgtaggtgtaagaccttgcaggagtattgtaggtgtaagaccttgcaggagtattgtaggtgtaagaccttgcaggagtattgtaggtgtaagaccttgcaggagtattgtaggtgtaagaccttgcagtaTTGttggtgtaagaccttgcaggagtattgtaggtgtaagaccttgcaggagtattgtaggtgtaagaccttgcaggagtattgtaggtgtaagaccttgcaggagtattgtaggtgtaagaccttgcaggagtattgtaggtgtaagaccttgcaggagtattgtaggtgtaagaccttgcaggagtattgtaggtgtaagaccttgcaggagtattgtaggtgtaagaccttgcaggagtattgtaggtgtaagaccttgcaggagtattgtaggtgtaagaccttgcaggagtattgtaggtgtaagaccttgcaggagtattgtaggtgtaagaccttgcaggagtattgtaggtgtaagaccttgcaggagtattgtaggtgtaagaccttgcaggagtattgtaggtgtaagaccttgcaggagtattgtaggtgtaagaccttgcaggagtattgtaggtgtaagaccttgcaggagtattgtaggtgtaagaccttgcaggagtattgtaggtgtaagaccttgcaggagtattgtaggtgtaagaccttgcaggagtattgtaggtgtaagaccttgcaggagtattgtaggtgtaagaccttgcaggagtattgtaggtgtaagaccttgcaggagtattgtaggtgtaagaccttgcaggagtattgtaggtgtaagaccttgcaggagtattgtaggtgtaagaccttgcaggagtattgtaggtgtaagaccttgcaggagtattgtaggtgtaagaccttgcaggagtattgtaggtgtaagaccttgcaggagtattgtaggtgtaagaccttgcaggagtattgtaggtgtaagaccttgcaggagtattgtaggtgtaagaccttgcaggagtattgtaggtgtaagaccttgcaggagtattgtaggtgtaagaccttgcaggagtattgtaggtgtaagaccttgcaggagtattgtaggtgtaagaccttgcaggagtattgtaggtgtaagaccttgcaggagtattgtaggtgtaagaccttgcaggagtattgtaggtgtaagaccttgcaggagtattgtaggtgtaagaccttgcaggagtattgtaggtgtaagaccttgcaggagtattgtaggtgtaagaccttgcaggagcattgtaggtgtaagaccttgcaggagtattgtaggtgtaagaccttgcaggagtattgtaggtgtaagaccttgcaggagtattgtaggtgtaagaccttgcaggagtattgtaggtgtaagaccttgcaggagtattgtaggtgtaagaccttgcaggagtattgtaggtgtaagaccttgcaggagtattgtaggtgtaagaccttgcaggagtattgtaggtgtaagaccttgcaggagtattgtaggtgtaagaccttgcaggagtattgtaggtgtaagaccttgcaggagtattgtaggtgtaagaccttgcaggagtattgtaggtgtaagaccttgcaggagtattgtaggtgtaagaccttgcaggagtattgtaggtgtaagaccttgcaggagtattgtaggtgtaagaccttgcaggagtattgtaggtgtaagaccttgcaggagtattgtaggtgtaagaccttgcaggagtattgtaggtgtaagaccttgcaggagtattgtaggtgtaagaccttgcagtagtattgtaggtgtaagaccttgcaggagtattgtaggtgtaagaccttgcaggagtattgtaggtgtaagaccttgcaggagtattgtaggtgtaagaccttgcaggagtattgtaggtgtaagaccttgcaggagtattgtaggtgtaagaccttgcaggagtattgtaggtgtaagaccttgcaggagtattgtaggtgtaagaccttgcaggagtattgtaggtgtaagaccttgcaggagtattgtaggtgtaagaccttgcaggagtattgtaggtgtaagaccttgcaggagtattgtaggtgtaagaccttgcaggagtattgtaggtgtaagaccttgcaggagtattgtaggtgtaagaccttgcaggagtattgtaggtgtaagaccttgcaggagtattgtaggtgtaagaccttgcaggagtattgtaggtgtaagaccttgcaggagtattgtaggtgtaagaccttgcaggagtattgtaggtgtaagaccttgcaggagtattgtaggtgtaagaccttgcaggagtattgtaggtgtaagaccttgcaggagtattgtaggtgtaagaccttgcaggagtattgtaggtgtaagaccttgcaggagtattgtaggtgtaagaccttgcaggagtattgtaggtgtaagaccttgcaggagtattgtaggtgtaagaccttgcaggagtattgtaggtgtaagaccttgcaggagtattgtaggtgtaagaccttgcaggagtattgtaggtgtaagaccttgcaggagtattgtaggtgtaagaccttgcaggagtattgtaggtgtaagaccttgcaggagtattgtaggtgtaagaccttgcaggagtattgtaggtgtaagaccttgcaggagtattgtaggtgtaagaccttgcaggagtattgtaggtgtaagaccttgcaggagtattgtaggtgtaagaccttgcaggagtattgtaggtgtaagaccttgcaggagtattgtaggtgtaagaccttgcaggagtattgtaggtgtaagaccttgcaggagtattgtaggtgtaagaccttgcaggagtattgtaggtgtaagaccttgcaggagtattgtaggtgtaagaccttgcaggagtattgtaggtgtaagaccttgcaggagtattgtaggtgtaagaccttgcaggagtattgtaggtgtaagaccttgcaggagtattgtaggtgtaagaggagtattgtaggtgtattgtaggtgtaagaccttgcagaccttgagtattgtaggtgtaagatcttgcaggagtattgtaggtgtaagaccttgcaggagtattgtaggtgtaagaccttgagtGTAGTATTGTAGGTGTGCTGGAgtattgtaggtgaccttgagtAGTATTgtatggaaggttgtgtgagtgtagtcatggaaggttgtgtgagtgtagtcatggaaggttgtgtgagtgtagtcatggaaggttttgtgagtgtagtcatggaaggttgtgtgagtgtagtcatggaaggttgtgtgagtgtagtcatggaaggttgtgtgagtgtagtcatggaaggttgtgtgagtgtagtcatggaaggttgtgtgagtgtagtcatggaaggttgtgtgagtgtagtcatggaaggttgtgtgagtgtagtcatggaaggatgtgtgagtgtagtcatggaaggttgtgtgagtgtagtcatggaaggttgtgtgagtgtagtcatggaaggttgtgtgagtgtagtcatggaaggttgtgtgagtgtagtcatggaaggttgtgtgagtgtagtcatggaaggttgtgtgagtgtagtcatggaaggttgtgtgagtgtagtcatggaaggttgtgtgagtgtagtcatggaaggttgtgtgagtgtagtcatggaaggttgtgtgagtgtagtcatggaaggttgtgtgagtgtagtcatggaaggttgtgtgagtgtagtcagggaaggttgtgtgagtgtagtcatggaaggttgtgtgagtgtagtcatggaaggttgtgtgagtgtagtcatggaaggttgtgtgagtgtagtcatggaaggttgtgtgagtgtagtcatggaaggttgtgtgagtgtagtcatggaaggttgtgtgagtgtagtcatggaaggttgtgtgagtgtagtcatggaaggttgtgtgagtgtagtcatggaaggttgtgtgagtgtagtcatggaaggttgtgtgagtgtagtcatggaaggttgtgtgagtgtagtcatggaaggtggtgtaagtgtagtcatggaaggttgtgtgagtgtagtcatggaagtgtagtcatggaaggtggtgtgagtgtagtcatggaaggttgtgtgagtgtagtcatggaaggttgtgtgagtgtagtcatggaaggttgtgtgagtgtagtcatggaaggttgtgtgagtgtagtcatggaaggttgtgtgagtgtagtcatggaaggttgtgtgagtgtagtcatggaaggttgtgtgagtgtagttatggaaggttgtgtgagtgtagtcatggaaggttgtgtgagtgtagtcatggaaggttgtgtgagtgtagtcatggaaggttgtgtgagtgtagtcatggaaggttgtgtgagtgtagtcatggaaggtcatggaaggttgtatgagtgtagtcatggaaggttgtgtgagtgtagtcatggaaggttgtgtcagtgtagtcatggaaggttgtgtcagtgtagtcatggaaggttgtgtgagtgtagtcatggaaggttgtgtgagtgtagtcatggaaggttgtgtgagtgtagtcatggaaggttgtgtcagtgtagtcatggaaggttgtgtgagtgtagtcatggaaggttgtgtgagtgtagtcatggaaggttgtgtcagtgtagtcatggaaggttgtgtgagtgtagtcatggaaggccGTGTGAgcgtagtcatggaaggttgtgtcagtgtagtcatggaaggtggTGTGAGCGTAGTCATGtaaggttgtgtcagtgtagtcatggaaggttgtgtgagtgtagtcatggaaggttgtgtgagtgtagtcatggaaggttgtgtcagtgtagtcatggaaggttgtgtgagtgtagtcatggaaggttgtgtgagtgtagtcatggaaggttgtgtgagtgtagtcatggaaggttgtgtgagtgtagtcatggaaggttgtgtgagtgtagtcatggaaggttgtgtgagtgtagtcatggaaggttgtgtgagtgtagtcatggaaggttgtgtcagtgtagtcatggaagtgtagtcatgtgtgtcagtgtagtcatgGAAAGTGTAGTCGTGGAAGGTtttgtgagtgtagtcatggaaggttgtgtgagtgtagtcatggaaggttgtgtcagtgtagtcatgaaaggttgtgtcagtgtagttatggaaggttgtgtgagtgtagtcatggaaggttgtgtgagtgtagtcatggaaggttgtgtgagtgtagtcatggaaggttgtgtcagtgtagtcatggaaggttgtgtgagtgtagtcatggaaggttgtgtcagtgtagtcatggaaggttgtgtcagtgtagtcatggaaggttgtgtcagtgtagtcatggaaggttgtgtgagtgtagtcatggaaggttgtgtcagtgtagtcatggaaggttgtgtcagtgtagtcatggaaggttgtgtgagtgtagtcatggaaggttgtgtaagtgtagtcatggaaggttgtgtgagtgtagtcatggaaggttgtgtcagtgtagtcatggaaggttgtgtgagtgtagtcatggaaggttgtgtcagtgtagtcatggaaggttgtgtcagtgtagtcatggaaggttgtgtcagtgtagtcatgGAAAGGTAGGTTGTGTTGTAGTTatggaaggttgtgtcagtgtgtcatggaaggttgtgtcagtgtagtcatggaaggttgtgtcagtgtagtcagtgtggaaggttgtgtcagtgtagtcatggaaaggttgtgtgtcagtgtagtcatggaaggttgtgtgagtgtagtcatggaggTTGTGTCAGGtagtgagtgtagtcatggaaagtgtaggttgtgtgagtgttgtcatggaaggttgtgtcagtgtagtcatcgaaggttgtgtgagtgtagtcatggaagattgtgtgagtgtagtcaatgacggttgtgtcagtgtagtcaaggttgtgtcagtgtagtcatggaaggttgtgtgagtgtagtcatggaaggttgtgtcagtgtagtcatggaaggttgtgtcagtgtagtcatggaaggttgtgtcagtgtagtcatggaaggttgtgtcagtgtagtcatggaaggttgtgtgagtgtagtcatggaaggttgtgtgagtgtagtcatggaaggttgtgtcagtgtagtcatggaaggttgtgtcagtgtagtcatggaaggttgtgtcagtgtagtcatggaaggttgtgtgagtgtagtcatggaaggttgtgtcagtgtagtcatggaaggttgtgtcagtgtagtcatggaaggttgtgtcagtgtagtcatggaaggttgtgtcagtgtagtcatggaaggttgtgtcagtgtagtcatggaaggttgtgtcagtgtagtcatggaaggttgtgtcagtgtagtcatggaaggttgtgtcagtgtagtcatggaaggttgtgtcagtgtagtcatggaaggttgtgtcagtgtagtcatggaaggttgtgtcagtgtagtcatggaaggttgtgtcagtgtagtcatggaaggttgtgtcagtgtagtcatggaaggttgtgtcagtgtagtcatggaaggttgtgtcagtgtagtcatggaaggttgtgtcagtgtagttatggaaggttgtgtcagtgtagtcatggaaggttgtgtcagtgtagtcatggaaggttgtgtcagtgtagtcatggaaggttgtgtcagtgtagtcatggaaggttgtgtcagtgtagtcatggaaggttgtgtcagtgtagtcatggaaggttgtgtcagtgtagtcatggaaggttgtgtcagtgtagttatggaaggttgtgtcagtgtagtcatggaaggttgtgtcagtgtagtcatggaaggttgtgtcagtgtagtcatggaaggttgtgtcagtgtagttatggaaggttgtgtcagtgtagtcatggaaggttgtgtcagtgtagtcatggaaggttgtgtcagtgtagtcatggaaggttgtgtcagtgtagtcatggaaggttgtgtcagtgtagtcatggaaggttgtgtcagtgtagtcatggaaggttgtgtcagtgtagtcatggaaggttgtgtcagtgtagtcatggaaggttgtgtcagtgtagtcatggaaggttgtgtcagtgtagtcatggaaggttgtgtcagtgtagtcatggaaggttgtgtcagtgtagtcatggaaggttgtgtcagtgtagtcatggaaggttgtgtcagtgtagtcatggaaggttgtgtcagtgtagtcatggaaggttgtgtcagtgtagttatggaaggttgtgtcagtgtagttatggaaggttgtgtcagtgtagtcatggaaggttgtgtcagtgtagttatggaaggttgtgtcagtgtagtcatggaaggttgtgtcagtgtagttatggaaggttgtgtcagtgtagttatggaaggttgtgtcagtgtagttatggaaggttgtgtcagtgtagttatggaaggttgtgtcagtgtagttatgGAAGGTtggaaggttgtgtcagtgtagttatggaaggttgtgtcagtgtagttatggaaggttgtgtcagtgtagttatggaaggttgtgtcagtgtagttatgGAAGGTTGGTTAAGTCTCGTCACAAGTTCTCGCTAACATTACTCTGCATAAAATTTTCATAAGTTTAATTCTTTTTTCCTCACGTTTCCATCATGGTTAATGCTTCTAACATATTTTACACAGTACATTCAATTTATTTACTAacattaagtttaaaatattgatGGCAGTCTGCACGTCCCCGGAGAAAACTGGTTTAGTTTTGAATCTTTCTACTTAaacattttttaaatatatgtttTCTTTAGTTCAGTTTCGTCCATACGCATTAGTTCATCTAAATCTTCCATGAAATTCTTGCATTTGTCTGACCAATGGTCTGAGGTGTTAACACAGTGTTTTGCTGTTTATACGAAATATCTCATGGCTCCTCCAAATAGCCAGGGGCAGTTTAATGTTACGAGGGGCAATTTAAATGCTGGAGGCACTGCGGATTTACCCTGTGTCCGAGATGGCTGCCATTTTCTAAGGATGACTATTTAGTATGAAATAAATTCAGTCAACTCATTAGAGCGCAAGTGGAAGGTCAGGGGCTGAGTAGCAATGCTATAACATCTCAGAGTacgttcaaggatcacaacagtgttatcatcacactcacaaggaaaatgataggctggataactagaggCTTAAATGAAGGATGCGTTAATGATTATAcctttcaagtcacttgttccctCGGTATTAGAATATTGCTGCACCCCTCGGTATTGGAATATTGCTGTGGTGCCTGCTTAGTAGTGCATacaaccagcatcaacacctgaCTGAACAGACCACGAACGAAAAGACCAGGTTTGTGCCGGGCCTCAACTACCTCTGGAATCTTCTGAAATTAATCTTTTATACAATCAACGGCAATATCGACCATATCTTTGATAACATAAAATTGCaacatttttataattttttgtaGCAAGTGTAGTGTTATCATAAAATACACGCTGTGTTCTAAACTACCATCAATCCTTGTTAAAATACACAATGTATTCCTTAACGACCACCAGTTCAAAATAATATATACGCCTTGTGAA
Coding sequences within it:
- the LOC138851895 gene encoding S-antigen protein-like, with protein sequence MCECSHGRLCECSHGRLCECSHGRLCECSHGRLCECSHGRLCECSHGRLCECSHGRLCECSHGRLCECSHGRLCECSHGRLCECSHGRLCECSHGRLCECSQGRLCECSHGRLCECSHGRLCECSHGRLCECSHGRLCECSHGRLCECSHGRLCECSHGRLCECSHGRLCECSHGRLCECSHGRLCECSHGRLCECSHGRWCECSHGRLCECSHGRLCECSHGRLCECSHGRLCECSHGRLCECSHGRLCECSHGRLCECSYGRLCECSHGRLCECSHGRLCECSHGRLCECSHGRLCECSHG